One window of the Oceanicaulis sp. genome contains the following:
- the rpoH gene encoding RNA polymerase sigma factor RpoH has product MANTSMPMITPEGGLSRYLAEIRKFPMLHKDEEFMLAKRWQEHEDTEAAHKLVTSHLRLVAKIAMGYRGYGLPVAEVISEGNVGLMQAVKKFDPDKGFRLATYAMWWIRASIQEYILRSWSLVKMGTTAAQKKLFFNLRRMKSQMRALDEGDLRPEQVEYIATKLGVTDDDVISMNRRLSGPDASLNAPLRSESESEWQDWLTDDAATSAEEELATSDEFDTRMTLLQEAMAGLNERERHIIQERRLTEEPKTLEDLAQVYGVSRERIRQIEVRAFDKLQKAMKDLAAERGLLESED; this is encoded by the coding sequence ATGGCCAACACCTCGATGCCGATGATCACGCCCGAAGGCGGGCTGTCGCGCTATCTCGCCGAAATCCGCAAGTTCCCGATGCTCCACAAGGACGAGGAGTTCATGCTGGCCAAGCGCTGGCAGGAGCACGAGGACACCGAGGCGGCCCACAAGCTCGTCACCTCGCATCTGCGCCTGGTCGCCAAGATCGCCATGGGCTATCGCGGCTACGGCCTGCCCGTCGCCGAGGTCATCTCCGAGGGCAATGTCGGGTTGATGCAGGCGGTCAAGAAATTCGACCCCGACAAGGGCTTCCGTCTGGCGACCTACGCCATGTGGTGGATCCGCGCCTCGATCCAGGAATACATCCTGCGCTCCTGGTCGCTGGTGAAGATGGGCACGACGGCGGCCCAGAAGAAGCTGTTCTTCAACCTGCGCCGGATGAAGAGCCAGATGCGCGCCCTCGACGAGGGCGATCTCAGGCCCGAACAGGTCGAATACATCGCCACCAAGCTCGGCGTCACCGACGACGACGTGATCTCGATGAACCGCCGCCTGTCGGGCCCGGACGCCTCGCTGAACGCGCCCCTCAGGAGCGAGAGCGAAAGCGAGTGGCAGGACTGGCTGACCGACGACGCGGCGACCAGCGCCGAGGAAGAACTCGCCACGTCTGACGAGTTCGACACGCGCATGACGCTGCTGCAGGAAGCGATGGCGGGCCTCAATGAGCGCGAGCGCCACATCATTCAGGAGCGCCGCCTGACCGAAGAACCCAAGACGCTGGAAGACCTCGCCCAGGTCTACGGCGTCAGCCGCGAACGCATCCGCCAGATCGAGGTGCGCGCCTTCGACAAGCTGCAGAAGGCGATGAAGGATCTCGCCGCCGAGCGCGGCCTGCTGGAGAGCGAAGACTAG